TGGGTTTCTACTTTCAGTATGTCTGGACGTGGCAAGCAAGGAGGCAAAGCTCGCGCCAAGGCCAAGACTCGCTCCTCGCGGGCCGGGCTCCAGTTCCCCGTGGGCCGAGTGCACCGCTTGCTCCGCAAGGGCAACTACTCCGAGCGGGTCGGGGCCGGCGCGCCGGTGTACCTTGCGGCCGTGCTGGAGTACCTGACGGCCGAGATCCTGGAGCTGGCGGGCAACGCGGCC
The DNA window shown above is from Phocoena phocoena chromosome 10, mPhoPho1.1, whole genome shotgun sequence and carries:
- the LOC136129066 gene encoding histone H2A type 1-D, with protein sequence MSGRGKQGGKARAKAKTRSSRAGLQFPVGRVHRLLRKGNYSERVGAGAPVYLAAVLEYLTAEILELAGNAARDNKKTRIIPRHLQLAIRNDEELNKLLGKVTIAQGGVLPNIQAVLLPKKTESHHKAKGK